The stretch of DNA GATGAGGCAACCTGGTTTAGTTTGGCTAGAAAATTGCTACTCCACTCGCCTTAGTGGCTAATTTATCTATATTGTGCTTCTAGGTTGTCCTCCAATTTACAACACCAGCCAATTTTAGTCTCTTGTGCAGATACCATGTGTaaacaaagagaaaaatttttctgtAGTTATTCCGAAGTGCCATGTAGACTATAATTGTCTAGACATCCTGTATTGCCCCATTTCCCGCTTTTTGCTCAAAGTAGCTCAAATGGAGAAACACAATCAGAACGCTATCAACACTGTGAGTTTCTGCAGATTGCTATAAATACCCATGATTTCCCTTCACGTtggttttttctttttcaccACTTTTTGGAGTacttttttgttcaatctTCAGATCTACAATAAACTATCTACCAATGCTGTCTGTTTCACTGGAAAATAATTCCGGTTTGTTTGGAACTGATGTATATGATGAGACCAAGGAAAACAAGCCCAAATATGAACACGAGGAAGGGTTGGAGTTTGGTTCAGACTTTGACTTTGACGGCGAGTTTGAAAAGTATGCCGCCATGGGTGCTGCTGAGAAGCAGTCGGGCGCTTGGATgaccaatttcaaaaacttAGAGTTCCCCCTTGGAGTATCCCCGTCGGTGTTGGTCCAGACGTTGGGTATATTTGCTGCATTCTGTGGTATTCTTTCTGGTGTCGACCAGTCGTTGATCTCGGGTGCCTCCATTGGTATGGACAAGTCCTTGCATTTTAACAGTCACGAAAACTCATTGGTATCGTCGCTCATGCCGTTGGGCGCAGTAGCTGGTTCTATTCTCCTCACGCCGTTGCAGAGGTTCGGGCGTAAGAAGGCGCTCATGGCCTCCTGTATCTTGTACACGTATGTATAATATGGCATGCATCATCACCAATGCATAACTGAACGACGTCATGattggaattttttttgtttgtttgtttactAACTTGTTATGATATAGTATTGGTGCAATTTTGTGTGCAGCCGCCCCCATTCCAAAAGAATTGGCTGATGGCACCTTCAACAACCATAGGTCCAGAGACGTCATGTATGCGGGAAGATTTATTTTGGGGATTGGTGTGGGTATCgaaggtggtggtgttggtgtGTACATTAGTGAGTCTGTGCCCAGTAACAAGCGTGGGAGTCTTGTTTCGCTCTATCAACTCAGTATTGCTCTTGGAGAGGTTTTGGGGTACGCCATTGCTGCTATCTTCTACGAGGTGCACGGAGGGTGGCGTTTCATGGTGGGTTCGTCGTTGGTGTTTTCTACGATTGTGTTGATTGgtcttttcttcttgccAGAGTCTCCGCGTTACTTGGTGTTCAAGGGGAAGTTTGGCGAAGCATTCAATGTGTTTGCTCGGTTGAGGGACTTGGGGGACAGACACAGCAAGATCGAGTTTGTGCAGATGGTCCAGGCTGCTGAGGCAGAAAGAGAGTTGCGTCTCACGCAGAACAAGAGCAAGGTGTGGTTTGAGTTGGTCACCATCCCCAGAAACCGCCGTGCCTTGGTGTATGGTATTGTGATGATCACCTTGGGTCAGTTGACGGGTATCAACGCTGTTATGTACTACTTGTCGACGTTGATGGGCAGAATCGGGTTCTCCACAAAGAACTCCGTGTTTATGTCCTTAGTTGGTGGCGGGTCGTTGCTTATTGGTACCATTCCAGCAATCTTGTACATGGACAAGTTTGGTCGTCGTGTGTGGGGGTACAACCTTGTTGGGTTCTTCGTTGGGTTGGTGTTGGTTGGTGTTGGATACTCGATTGACATTGAAACAAACTTGGCTGCTGCCGAAGGTGTCTATCTCACTGGTCTTATTTTGTACATGGGCTTTTTCGGGTCGTACGCCTGTTTGACATGGGTTGTGCCCGCCGAGTCGTTTTCGTTGGGGACCAGATCTCAAGGTATGACTATCTGTTCGGCATTGTTGTACTTGTGGGCGTTCACTGTCACATACAACTTCAACAGAATGAAGGTGGCCATGACATACACAGGGTTGACTATTGGGTTCTACGGTGGTATTGCGTTCCTCGGTTTCTTCTACCAGGTGTTGTTTATGCCAGAGACCAAGGGGAAGACTTTGGAAGAGATTGACGAGATATTCGAGAAGCCATCCAGACAGCTCATCAAGGAGAATCTTTCGGGGTTAAAGAGATTCTGGGGCCGTTGAAGGGGGGAgtgttgatttgattacACGGATTGGGGctgctttttcttttttattctcTCCCCCGGTTCTTTTGTATATGTCCGTATTCAGTTATATGTGTATTTGTATTATGTATGTTAATTAATTAGAAAGTGTATTTGGAATGATTTTACATGATTTGAATGCTTGCTACTCAACATTCTAATTTTCTGTAGTTGAGAAAGCAGTGCTCGACAAATTATTTAGTTATGAACAAAATAGTAGTTTTCNNNNNNNNNNNNNNNNNNNNNNNNNNNNNNNNNNNNNNNNNNNNNNNNNNNNNNNNNNNNNNNNNNNNNNNNNNNNNNNNNNNNNNNNNNNNNNNNNNNNNNNNNNNNNNNNNNNNNNNNNNNNNNNNNNNNNNNNNNNNNNNNNNNNNNNNNNNNNNNNNNNNNNNNNNNNNNNNNNNNNNNNNNNNNNNNNNNNNNNNNNNNNNNNACAAGAGACTATACCATATTTACACAATGGATG from Candida albicans SC5314 chromosome R, complete sequence encodes:
- the HXT5 gene encoding Hxt5p (Putative sugar transporter; induced by ciclopirox olamine; Snf3-induced; alkaline repressed; colony morphology-related gene regulation by Ssn6; possibly essential gene) — translated: MSSVSSENNSGLFGTDVYDETKENKPKYEHEEGLEFGSDFDFDGEFEKYAAMGAAEKQSGAWMTNFKNLEFPLGVSPSVLVQTLGIFAAFCGILSGVDQSLISGASIGMDKSLHFNSHENSLVSSLMPLGAVAGSILLTPLQRFGRKKALMASCILYTIGAILCAAAPIPKELADGTFNNHRSRDVMYAGRFILGIGVGIEGGGVGVYISESVPSNKRGSLVSLYQLSIALGEVLGYAIAAIFYEVHGGWRFMVGSSLVFSTIVLIGLFFLPESPRYLVFKGKFGEAFNVFARLRDLGDRHSKIEFVQMVQAAEAERELRLTQNKSKVWFELVTIPRNRRALVYGIVMITLGQLTGINAVMYYLSTLMGRIGFSTKNSVFMSLVGGGSLLIGTIPAILYMDKFGRRVWGYNLVGFFVGLVLVGVGYSIDIETNLAAAEGVYLTGLILYMGFFGSYACLTWVVPAESFSLGTRSQGMTICSALLYLWAFTVTYNFNRMKVAMTYTGLTIGFYGGIAFLGFFYQVLFMPETKGKTLEEIDEIFEKPSRQLIKENLSGLKRFWGR